The genomic window CGTTGCGCCAGAAGCTAACTAACGTTCCAACGATCCCGTTGGAGTTGCCGTACGCGGGGTCGGCCATTTGCTCGGAACCGACCGTGTTCGGGAGGCATCACGCGTCGCGAGCCGGCCAAGGGATTGCACCTGCCCGGCAAACGGCTCTGCGGACCATAGCCAGCCCGAGACACCCGAGGCCAGAGCGAAGACGCGCGTCCCAACTTCTTGACCGACCGTACGGTCTAATGCGATAGTTGCTGCGTGGAGCGAACGTGGGCGAGCTGGAGCGGTGGGGCCGGGCCCGAGATTGCCGAACGCGTGGCCGGGAAACCGGCCATCGCCGTCGCCTGTGCAAATTCTGAAATACTCTGTGGTGAGGTACTTTTCGCGATACTGCCAATTCGCGAGCACCGATGACGACCTCGCACGTGATCGGCGGCAAGATAATCGACAGGATCCGCCCCGGCACCGAGGTAGCCGGGGGGTTCTTCCGGATGTGCGTACTGACCGGCAAAGCGCTGAGACAGCCGTTCGAGTGGCGCGAGTTCATCTGGAATGGCTGGTTCCTGATGCGGGTGTCGCTGCTGCCGACTATCGCGGTGTCGATCCCGGAAACCGTGCTCCTCATCTTCACGCTCAACCTGCTGCTGGCCGAGATCGGCGCTGCGGACGTCTCGGGAGCTGGTGCCGCGATCGGTGCGGTCACCCAGCTCGGCCCGATCGTGACGGTGCTGGTGGTCGCCGGCGCCGGGGGCACCGCCATCTGTGCCGACCTCGGCGCGCGCACGATCCGCGAGGAAATCGATGCACTCGAGGTGCTCGGCATCGATCCGATCCACCGGCTCGTGGTGCCGCGCGTCGTCGCCTCGACGATCGTCGCGGTACTGCTCAATGGCCTGGTAGTCGCCGTCGGCCTCGGGGGTGGCTACCTCTTCAGCGTGTATCTGCAGAACGTCTCGAGTGGTGCCTACCTGTCCACCTTGACGGCGCTCACCGGCCTGCCCGAAGTGGTGATCGCCTTCATCAAGGCCGCTACGTTCGGGCTGATCGCCGGCCTGGTCGGCTGTTATCGCGGCTTGATCGTCCGCGGTGGGTCCAAGGGCCTGGGCACTGCTGTCAACGAGACGGTGGTGCTGTGCTTCATCGCGCTGTTCGCGGTCAACGCAGCGCTGACCACCATCGGCGTCCGGTTCGGAACGGGGCGCTGACATGACCGTGGCCTCATCGGCTGCCGCCCGGCATACTCACTTTCCGTCGGCCACCCTCGGCCGATTCGGACGTGCCCCGGCTCGACTATTGGTCGAGATCGGGCAGATGGTCTGGTTCGCACTCACCGCGATAGCGCAGATCCCCTTCGCCCTGCACCACTACCGCAGAGAGCTCCTGCGGATGGTTGCCCAGATGGGGATGGGCACCGGCGCGATGGCCGTGGTGGGTGGCACCGCCGCCATCGTCGGCTTCATCACTCTGTCCGCAGGCTCGCTGGTCGCCATCCAGGGCTACGCGACGCTGGGCAACATCGGTGTCGAAGCATTCACTGGCTTTTTGGCCGCACTGGTCAATGTGCGGTTCGTGGCGCCGGTTGCCGCCGGGCAGGCGCTGGCCGCCACAGTCGGCGCCGGCGCCACCGCCGAACTGGGCGCCATGCGCATCAGCGAGGAGATCGACGCGCTGGAGGTGATGAGCATCCGGTCGGTCGCCTTCCTGGCGTCGACCCGGGTGGTGGCGGGTCTCGTGGTGATCATTCCGCTCTACGGGTTCGCGATGACCATGGCCTTCCTGTCGCAGCAGGTCACCACGGTTTTGTTCTACGGGCAGTCCATCGGCACGTACAACCACTACTTTCACACCTTCCTGCGCCTCACCGACGTGGGCTGGTCGTTCGCGGAGGTGATCCTGGTTGCCGTGGTCGTGATGACCACGCATTGCTACTACGGCTACACCGCCACCGGCGGACCGGTCGGTGTCGGTGAAGCGGTCGGCCGATCGATGCGACTGTCGTTGATCACGATCGTCGTGGTGGTCGTACTGACTGCCATGGCGGTTTACGGCAAGAGCCCGAACTTCAACCTCACCGTATAGCCCATGACGACCCCGGTGAAACAGCACCCGCCACGTATCCCGCCCTACAAGACCGCGGCCGTAGTGTTCCTGGTGGTCGCCGCGGCGGTACTGGCACTGGTGTGGTTGCAGTTTCGGGGCGAGCTCACGCCGAAGACGACCTTGACAATGGTGGCTCCCCGGGCGGGTCTGGTGATGGATCCGGGGTCGAAGGTCACTTACAACGGCGCGGAAATCGGCCGGGTGGCCAGCATTTCGGAGATCCAGCGTGACGGAATGCCAGCGGCCAAGTTCGCCTTGGACGTGAACCCGAGGTACATCAAGCTGATTCCAGCCAACGTGGACGCCAATATCGCGGCGACGACAATTTTCGGCAACAAGTATGTGTCGCTGACTTCGCCGAAAATACCTACACCACAACGCATCTCACCACAGCAGGTGATTGATGTGAGGTCGGTGACGACCGAGTTCAACACGCTGTTCGAGACGCTTAACTCGATCGCGGGCAAGGTGGATCCGGTCAAACTGAACCTGACGCTGGCCGCGGCCGCTCAGGCATTCACCGGGTTGGGCGACAAGTTCGGGCAGTCGATCGTCAACGCCAACGCCATCCTCGACGACATCAATCCGCGGATGCCGCAGATCCGGCGCAACATCCAACAGCTGGTGGCACTTGGCGACACCTACACCAACGCTGCACCGGAACTGTTCGACGCGCTGAAAAACGCCGTGATCACGGCGCGCACGCTACACGGGCAGGAAGCCGACCTGGATGCCGCCTTGTTGGCCGCGACCGGACTGGGCAACACGGGCGAAGACATCTTTGCCCGCGGCGGGCCCTACCTGCAGCGCGGCGCCGCCGATCTGATGCCCACCGCCCA from Mycobacterium shigaense includes these protein-coding regions:
- a CDS encoding MlaE family ABC transporter permease; translated protein: MTVASSAAARHTHFPSATLGRFGRAPARLLVEIGQMVWFALTAIAQIPFALHHYRRELLRMVAQMGMGTGAMAVVGGTAAIVGFITLSAGSLVAIQGYATLGNIGVEAFTGFLAALVNVRFVAPVAAGQALAATVGAGATAELGAMRISEEIDALEVMSIRSVAFLASTRVVAGLVVIIPLYGFAMTMAFLSQQVTTVLFYGQSIGTYNHYFHTFLRLTDVGWSFAEVILVAVVVMTTHCYYGYTATGGPVGVGEAVGRSMRLSLITIVVVVVLTAMAVYGKSPNFNLTV
- a CDS encoding MCE family protein, yielding MTTPVKQHPPRIPPYKTAAVVFLVVAAAVLALVWLQFRGELTPKTTLTMVAPRAGLVMDPGSKVTYNGAEIGRVASISEIQRDGMPAAKFALDVNPRYIKLIPANVDANIAATTIFGNKYVSLTSPKIPTPQRISPQQVIDVRSVTTEFNTLFETLNSIAGKVDPVKLNLTLAAAAQAFTGLGDKFGQSIVNANAILDDINPRMPQIRRNIQQLVALGDTYTNAAPELFDALKNAVITARTLHGQEADLDAALLAATGLGNTGEDIFARGGPYLQRGAADLMPTAQLLDTYSPEFFCTIRNYYDEEPAANATTGGGNGYALRTMTELTSGLGGILTLPGLTGTVATMGLLGLAGVAGGAPNPYVYPDNLPRVNARGGPGGAPGCWQSITHDLWPAPSLVVDTGASLAPYNHLDTGSPYAIEYVWGRQVGDNTINP
- a CDS encoding MlaE family ABC transporter permease encodes the protein MTTSHVIGGKIIDRIRPGTEVAGGFFRMCVLTGKALRQPFEWREFIWNGWFLMRVSLLPTIAVSIPETVLLIFTLNLLLAEIGAADVSGAGAAIGAVTQLGPIVTVLVVAGAGGTAICADLGARTIREEIDALEVLGIDPIHRLVVPRVVASTIVAVLLNGLVVAVGLGGGYLFSVYLQNVSSGAYLSTLTALTGLPEVVIAFIKAATFGLIAGLVGCYRGLIVRGGSKGLGTAVNETVVLCFIALFAVNAALTTIGVRFGTGR